The window GAACTACCTGACTCCGCTCCCGATTGTTTGGGGTAATAAAGATGACCGTGTTGAGGTACGGAATCATATCTCAATGATCACGAAAGCGTTGGATACGGAGAGTAAGATTGAGCGGTTCCCCGAGGCGTACCTTGGCGAGTATGATGGTGAGTTGGATTATATCACATACGAATGGCAGACACGCCGCTATCCGGTGAATGCCAAGGTAGAGCAAGACGAGGATGGCGAATATACGGTACAGGCTGGTCGGTCGGATGTGATCACCGACGCGGCAATGTACTCCCCTGATGAGGGCGTGAGGGAACGCCGAGCAACGTATGTCCGTGAAGCGGTCAGCGGGCGGAATGTGAAGAGTGGTGAGATGATGACGATCCCGATTCCACGTAGCGATGAGGGTGTCGAGATACTGCTGGATGCCCTACGTTCTGATGAGGTGACTGTGGATGAGACCAATCTAGATGAGTTGGAAGATATGGTTAACGACGTGGTGTACGATATGTACGACATCAAATCTGAGGAGCAGGACGTGATTGAGGAATACTTGGAGACGTTCCGAGTGTACTGAGGACGCCGTTGTTACCTGATATTGAGGACCGTCTCTTGCCGAGTATCATACCAACATGATTCTACGTTCACTAATGTTTGAGAAACAAATCAAATTAAGTAATGGGTGTAAAATGAGGTGGTGTGCACGCAGATTGTGAATGTGATCGACTGCGTGTTTTGTTCCCACTCCCAATATTCATATTAGGGTGCGGTGAAAAAGTCGTCTCTTGACTCAAGGAATGAAACAAAATCAGGGTCGTTCGCTTGTTCTTCAGCGAATTCCGCCGTGCACTCCCACCCGTCTGAACGTGGGCAATGATGCGGACATCCATCACAGTATTCGTGTTTGAACTCATCAAAGAGACGTGTGAGGCTAGGCCCCATCATCCCGCCGCCATACTGGCACCACAGTGTTTTGATCCCGATTGAGGTTGCGTTCGTTAATCGACCGAGATAACTCGGTTCATATGCCAAGTGCAGATGCTCGCAATAACGATAATACTCCTCTGGATCTGCATCTTCGATTCCATATTGGATCGCTGTTTGCATCGGGTCGTACGGGCCCTCCTCTGGATCGTAATCCGGATCAACCTCGTATCCTTGCAATTGGAGCGCCTCGCGTGTTAACTCCTCTAACCCGAGATCTTCTGCTTCATCTGACTCAGGTGTTTCAAACGGATCCGGCTGCTCTTCAATCCGTTCGATCAAATAGTCCGTATCTTCAATAAGCACAATGTCATCAAGTTCTTTCGCAAGCTCATGCGCGTCGGTGAGGTGCTCTTTGGCTTTTCCGTGGTTTTCAGCATGATAATGATATACGCCAACGCTTTTCCGCAAATTGAACTCTGTTTCCGGGTCTGGGATATAATCTGCGAGCTGAATCGCTTGATCGACTAATGGATGTTCTTCTAAATCGATTGGGTCTTCTCGTGGAGATAGTGCCTCAACTATTATTCGACTTGAAATGTAATCGAGGATACGGGGTAAGCACACCGCGTATGCATAGTACTGTTCGTTTTCGAGCAGTGTTGCCAACGTTCGGTTGATTTCTCCAGTAGCATGGAGTTCGTTCGTAAGCATTTCCCGAGACTCCATACCACGAAGATACTCGTAGTCCTTAACGCTATGCTCGCCAACTTCTTGCACTGTATCTGTGAACACCATCTCACGACGTTTTGAAAGTATCACGAACAGCCCTCCGACATGCATGTTTACCGTTGCGATAAGCTCATCTGTCTCCATCTCAAGATCAGCAGCGAGTTCCTTCGCCTCATGCGCCAATTCTGCAATCTCGATAGCCTCATCTCCGTCTGCTGGGTTTCGACGAAGAATTTCGACAAATAAGGCTTTCACCGTAGCTTCGTCCGTGTGTTGAGAATTGATAATTTCGTGGATCTCTTTGTCTGCTTCGTCAAAATTACCGCGCTTCAAATGGTTCCGAGCTTTCATGAGCGTGAGCCCACGGTAACTTAACCGGTCGTTCCGGCGTTGCTGTTCCAGTTCAGTGAAATCATCAGGGGTGAAGTTAATCCCTTCACCAATATCCATGTTCCGCGAGCGGTGACGAACGATCCGGTTTTGCGTTCGCTGGACTGCTCGTTCTAAGCGATCGTAGTCGGTAAGTTTCTGTGAACGATTGATTCGGATACGGACTGTTGATTGTTCACGCCATGTTTTATTCTCGTGTAAGAGTTCATCCCAGACGAATTCTTGAACGGCACGCCAGTAGATCTCCTCACGCTCATCGTCGTAGATCGCTAAAATCACTGGAATAGGCTTTTCCAAATAATCGGTGAGGTGGGTTGTGTTTAGATCAATGTGGACAGAGTCTTCGTTTTTGAACCCGGTCGAGGACTTTAGCTGTATGAAACAATGCTTTCCGGTGATTTCTCGGTACCCATCGTCATCGGGATCGTCGGTAAAGTTAACCTCAAAATCGATCCCGAAATCATTGTCATATTCGTTGACAACATACTGTTCGAGTTGGAGTTCGAGTCGGTTGACTCCTCGTGTATCGACACGGTGTTTCTCACCACGCTTCGTCATGATCTTC is drawn from Natronolimnobius sp. AArcel1 and contains these coding sequences:
- a CDS encoding DUF4365 domain-containing protein: MTKRGEKHRVDTRGVNRLELQLEQYVVNEYDNDFGIDFEVNFTDDPDDDGYREITGKHCFIQLKSSTGFKNEDSVHIDLNTTHLTDYLEKPIPVILAIYDDEREEIYWRAVQEFVWDELLHENKTWREQSTVRIRINRSQKLTDYDRLERAVQRTQNRIVRHRSRNMDIGEGINFTPDDFTELEQQRRNDRLSYRGLTLMKARNHLKRGNFDEADKEIHEIINSQHTDEATVKALFVEILRRNPADGDEAIEIAELAHEAKELAADLEMETDELIATVNMHVGGLFVILSKRREMVFTDTVQEVGEHSVKDYEYLRGMESREMLTNELHATGEINRTLATLLENEQYYAYAVCLPRILDYISSRIIVEALSPREDPIDLEEHPLVDQAIQLADYIPDPETEFNLRKSVGVYHYHAENHGKAKEHLTDAHELAKELDDIVLIEDTDYLIERIEEQPDPFETPESDEAEDLGLEELTREALQLQGYEVDPDYDPEEGPYDPMQTAIQYGIEDADPEEYYRYCEHLHLAYEPSYLGRLTNATSIGIKTLWCQYGGGMMGPSLTRLFDEFKHEYCDGCPHHCPRSDGWECTAEFAEEQANDPDFVSFLESRDDFFTAP